Genomic DNA from Lepus europaeus isolate LE1 chromosome 15, mLepTim1.pri, whole genome shotgun sequence:
tctcttcatattaatagtACATTaacatgaaacaaataaaatatcagaaaaaataagtaCTTGAGCTTATGTTTATCTGGCTTCCAAGGTAACAATTTTGGGGTATATGTCTTAGACACACGTTGACAGTGATAGATATAAGCATATAAAGGTCTAAGTTCTGTTAAAGATTGTGACCATTATAACTGAAATTCAGGCTCAATGGTTAATAGTAAAATATTACTAGCATTGTAGATtcaattatctctctctctctcactttcattctctctctctcataaataataataatggcaatTTTACTATTGTAGAATGAAATTTATACTATGTTCCTAACTTCCACATGCAGTAATTGGAATTTCAAGAATCCCTAGAACTTAGGGTATTTAAGCAATTGTAGACATAGGAGTAGGGAAGGCTATCATATATACGAGATTGGTAAATGAGAGAGTATCTGAGAAGTATTTTCAAACAGTTGCACTCAGTAATTTTTAGAAATGCTGACATTATTGAAGATAAAAattccaatatttaaaaaattaagatgtaTCTATATTCTGATTATTGCTATCACAGAAAATGGGTATCTTATGTAATAGATATGCCAATTGCCCTGATCTGACCATTTATACATTGTATACTTCTGTTGAAATGTCCCACTTTACCAATACAAATGTCCAAttatatgtgtcaattaaaaaataaaaaagtaaccaTATGTATCATCCAATAAGACTATATGTGTACATTGACAATAATTTATTAATTGAATACTGAGACTAAGCCAAACAAAATTAAGACTAAACTTGTAATGTAATTTAAGTGTTATCTGATTATATTTATAAGTATACAcataagaaaaaaagacttttcagCTAGATTTGTAGGACCAGAAAAATTACCCTAGAATTTTTTGCATTTTGAACTAATCTATAAGAAGAAACACTTAAACTCAACCTGCAATTTCTACATTAGATTAGAAACTATTTCACAAGTGatggaaagaaaaatcttaatttacaataagcaagagaaaaataattgcatttatttCTTAAACTGCTAATTCACTTCTGGTTTCTTGACCTAAATTGcagattcattttatatttattttagttgaatgGAACTAAAATGTTGCAAGagaaataagattaaaaatagaAGTAATGTTTCAAGGAATTATATGTAACAAATGATATTATGAACGTTCAGGTTTGTTTTTATATGCCTTTGATGATATTATGATAGTTACATATACCTAAAAGTTATAAATTGTCATCTAAATgaagttaatgaaaataaaaacttaatttaacataaaataaatgtaggggttggcattgtgatgtagcaggttaagctaccgcctgtgatgctggcatctcatatgggtaccagtttgattcccagctcctccacttccaatctagctccctgctgattgcctggggaagcagtggaggatggccacatgggagactcctaagaagctcttggctcctgacttccaactgGCCTAGCCCCCCATCATTTTAGCCATcaaaggagtaaaccagtggatagaagatgtctttctttctgtctccctctcttcctctgtaactttgactttcatatataaataaaaaaaagtaacataaatGTAGCAccattatatgattccattttttgCTCAAATAAAAGCAGAGGATGTCTGTAAGAAACTCAAATTTACAAGCATTTTCCCCACACTCATTAAGAAAGTGCAGTTAGGAATAATGAGAAGAAAGTTAGGGGAGCACAATTAAGGCCAACTAAGAAGGCATTTTGTTGGTGAGAACCACAGGGCTAGAGCCTTTACCTCATAGAATCTGAAGAAGCTCTCCCCCACAACATTACACTAAATTGCTAATTTGCTTTTTCCATTTGCAGGGAAATTTATTCAATAATCTGTTTCCACCATTTATTCTCTAAGATCCAATGAACCTAAATCCAAAAAGTCTGATTTACAATTTGTCAAAATATTCAAAGCACTGAAAGAATTCTCAAATCTCCCATACATGAGGGTAATTACCATTTCCTTCTGTGTCCACTCCATGACATTATTTAggtatttttaattattctttctcAATATGAGAAGAATATTGAAATACATGATCATCAAAAAAAATGAGTTGAAATGTATGTAGTATAAGATCTGCAGGTTATTTAAGTACTATCTTTTGTTAAATAGTGAGCCTTACAAAGTCTAAAAtacaattaataaattaaaatagatacaaatgaatctttcaaaaacaCCATTTGGTGAATTTTATTAATTCTACTAGTAATAGTTAAAATGGAAGACACCTTAAGATTGTGAGGTGAGCAAATgagtaattattttttcttttaaagatttatttattgggaggcggcaagatggcggaataggcagggagcacacttagtccggggggaaagaaagtttaatataagtggagatactgcagggtcaaggaagagtaggggatgaaacagcagaggaaactcttccggaactagtgattcacagtggacctgcgtggagagcgtgggagcccaagttcgggacaccagcggcagactcaacgcaccagcgctggaacgcgaggtgagccgaatctccatagcccgagataccagcaggcaagcggaaagaggaggctagagggaacgaggcttgaaactccgtggggaaaagttcaccaggctaactagaagagagagaaaaaaaataaaaaaaagtgactgatacggacacaagtttctctctctccgctcacctctcaaggacgagcaagacagagcaggcgccattttggacatacgtcataagcagggtgacctcaggtctgcaccagccctgagcctagcagaaaaacctgactctgtggggaggggtgaaataacaggagattagcatctaacttggcaacccagtgggagactgcaggagaattggagcccacactgagggcagcagagattccctgtgtggtccttgggaaagagcttctgatctctggctcctgtgggtatatcatttgcctgctaactacctccaattacgttcagctgtgcggaattacttcccttttaaatcaaaaaaagaaagagagatttaccacacctaacctgggagtgtcatctttgacacaccctcaaccctgacgaaccaaacacagctctcagtccacactcatctcaagcctctaaggctccactgaaagtagacagtccacttaatatagagccatagtgtaacaagaaaaaacaccacagtgaagaaaccaaatatctccaacatgccaaacaacaaacgcaaaaaccaagctaacaagaacaaggaagaaactatgacgcccccaaatgaaaaagacaccccaattcaagattatgaagatgatgagatcgaagaaatgcaagaagcagatctcaaaaaattggtaagaacattaagaagttctcaaaaacaaattcttgaactacagaaatccttcatggacaagatagaaaatctctctcgtgaaagtgaaatattaaggaggaatcaaaatgaaatgaaacaactactgcaacaagaaactctgatagtgactagaaatcataatgaaatgaagagttcaatagatcaaatgacaaacacattagagagccttaaaaacagaatgggcgaagcagaagagagaatatcagacttagaagacagagaacaggaaaggaaacaggcaaaccaaagaaaagaagaagaaattagaaatctaaaaaatattgtcgggaatctacaggatactattaaaaaacccaacattcgggttctaggagttcctgaaggcatggagagggagaaaggattagaaggcattttcaatgagatactagcagaaaatttcccaggtttggagaaggacagaggcatcttagtacaggaagcttatagagcccctaataaacatgaccaaaagagatcctcaccacgacatgttgtaatcaaactcaccacagtgaaacataaagaaaagatcctaaaaggtgcaagagagaaacgtcagaccactcttagaggatctccaattagactcacagcagacttctcatcagaaaccctacaagctagaagggaatggcgagacatagcccaggtactaagagagaaaaactgccagcccagaatactatatcctgcaaagctctcatttgtgaatgaaggtgaaattaagacttttcatagcaaacagaaactgaaagaatttgttgccactcatcctgccctgcaaaagatgcttaaagatgtcttacacacagaaacacagaaacatggtcaccaatatgaaagaaattaaaggaaggaaacctcacagcaaaagatcacaggaagctcaatttctctttgacatagaattaaactctgatgctctgttaaagcaatgtgttaaagtaatctattatgttctcttgatgtctgttaccaaaccttaagtttctataatggaaaatgctattaatacaaatgtttgagaattaaaaagtctaatgatcttgtgttactagacatgatagttatcttaatgagaaagccccagaggcttaaagggttaaatacttgtaaaatcctacaggtgctttcaaaaatactgtgaagtaagcaagtgcctcttgttggttgatgagtttataattttaaacatggcgacttaaagtcttttgtcatccacagttatatatgatctgctgctcataaaactaaagcgttgttggttctgtgtttagctgtcctcctataggttcctatggactttttccagccacttttattgtattcagtactttgggatggctctgtaaacagatgaagccaataatgtattaacagtaccaactgagagaaagtatggttaactgaggttactaaaaagaaaaagcaattcaaatcaattggcaatctacaaaaagagttaaagattttaaaagctattattaaaattgctatattggtctattatgctatattatatgtgtgtacatattgtatgtccacatggggaaattttattaagagttttattttaaatggcttatagataagattgtccataaatttaagctgctaaaatcaatcaaagatacattttaatttgtgtgacctgaatctgtgtatcatatgttttagacttgttggtagaaagaaactaaaaacattttagatggttgtgcttaagtttactggctaaacaaactacaccatgttagatatttaagaggtgttttcaaatacatgattcttaaaatttatagaaggcattggaccttctggtaaatgttttcttaagttgttatctaatggttgaaacggtttgctaagtattcatgtgatattactattgtcagcaagcgatctaggacttgctccctcatttctctattctaagcccaacttgttctttcatttctctattctcttctaggtaggaaactaattctattatgaagggatctgtaggatgcacaatttaatctttagaccttataaaagagatggctaacatttttctgcaatagcatagccaaaataagaacttaaataataatctcatagctagattcacttcgccatcagcgaagtatacaggaagtagaaaaaacctccctttcagaccaaagggaaagaaagtttttaagtgagaatataattttcctcatgggcattgtctaccttagaaaaactactacagaacatgcctgtgactatagacttgtagttcaggccaccgaagattagagatgggaaacgggctctcccttgacttgcatcctctggtctgctttaacacaaaccaggaggaaaagaaagctaggcatcagaagcaatgggtggcaggcctattaatggctgatctgtacagtgatctgccctcaaggagacccaacaggccagtccactgcagtggctttccatgtggtaagcctgggcttcagcagaagtcagcttgtgaagagccctggcagctctgccaagagttggatcactggaaatggacctgccctggagtcgaaggatgcccaggtcagagccacagatcttattggctccaagctgaaaagcccttcactcagcccaacttccaaagggaccactgcagctgaggggatggtcaagtagggtcagcaacattgcaggcagaactgtaaatttcttgttagagatgccacctacctttacctggccagctctcctcccaggccagccaagtaatgaaagtcaacagagtgccttcccctaggaggttcacacctcccttaggatataccccatgtgaagagatagataggtctgggcctctgaacttacaaggcctaaagcctaccagattattatcaagccccttctatcaggttctatttgcctctcaatcagaaaacttaattgtagcttagacagcacctttcttagctcctctaataatgactctgtcctttgttctagaccctgtctagcacacttgggcctcattcctttgtaatcataacctctactctaccaccaatggctctactcccaacctgtgtgtactgatggtcctcttccccacttaatgctgtataattgttcaaacctggtaaatgccactcttaggatcattggttactatcctcactctgtcttttatgaccttgtctaaatatgatcagagtcggcaaacttggaaggcttccatagccttggcaactcatgacgacagcctaggatggttactggcaccataaactagagtgtcaatttgttgggtcaacaacaggagccactgtgcacttgctcctcatgtgggatctctgtccttaatgtgctgtacattgtgatttaatgctataactagtactcaaacagtatgtttcactttgtgtttctatgtgggtgcaaactgttgaaatctttatactaaattgatcttctgtatataaagagaattgaaaatgaatcttgatgcaaatggaaggggagagggagcgggagaggggagggttgcgggtgggagggaagttatgggggggggagccattgtaatccataagctgtacactggaaatttatattcattaaataaaagttacattCAAGCAAGGGGCACTTTTCTTTTAAAGGCTACTTTCAGAACTTGTCTTTGTATTTTCTCTAAACTATAAATGCAGTTATGTCCATTTGGAGGCCAGGGTACCACATGTCACAGGGAGCCTTACATGTGTGCCGAGAGAAGGTTCAAAGACtgttaacaaaaaagaaagtctAAGGGAAcgcaaaatttcattttctaatggTAATCCCCAAGattttctccaaaaaataaatTGTTGTTTTGTATTTTGTAACTTAAAAGCAGCTATTAGTACATTTCTGAGATATAGCAGGAGaccaaaacatttttggaaagagaataaatatatgaagagagaaaaaaaaaaaaaagatttatttatttaggggccagcactgtggcgcagtgggttaacgccctgacctgaagcccagcatcccatatgggcgtcggttcaagacccggctgcttcacttcctgtccagctctctgctatggcccaggaaagcagtggaagatggcccaagtctttgggcccctgcacccacgtgggagacccggaagacgctcctggctcctggcttcagattggcgcagctccggccgttgcggccatttgggggagtgaaccataggatggaagacctctctctctctctctctctctctctttctttattttatttgaaagtcagagttacgcagagagaggagaggcagagagagagagaggtcttccatccgctgcttcactccccaattggctgcaatggccagaactgcacagatctgaagctgggagccagcagcttcctccaggtctcccacatgggtgtaggggcccaaggacttggccatcttctactgctttcccaagccatagcagagagctagttttcaagtggagcagctgggtctcaaaccggagcccatatgagatgccagtgcgtcaggccagggcattaacctgctacatcacagtgctggccctgaataatttttctcttattaAATCATCACCTTGGGAGTTTGCTGTTAGTTGAAATCTAAGACAATCTAACGTATTGTTTTACTAATCCAAAGCAAAAACaatataaatctataaaatatagCCTTGTTTTTTCAGAATTTGAAAACAcaaattttcaagaaaattatttaaaaacttaaatatcaTACAACAGGcttataataaaaagataaagtttaTGTCATCAATGTTTAAACCatcttataattaaaattttaactgatTTCAGAAATTATTATGAGCtgctactgaattttttttttttttttgataggcagagtggacagtgagagagagagacagagagaaaggtcttcctttttgccgttggttcacccttcaatggccgccgcggcggcgcaccacactgatccgaagccaggagccaggtgcgtctcttggtctcccatggggtgcagggcccaaggacctgggtcatcctccactgcactcccgggccacagcagagagctggcctggaaaaggggcaactgggatagaatccggcgccccaaccaggtctagaacccggtgtgccggtgccacaaggcggaggattagcctgttgagccaaggcgccggctcttttttctttttcaaataattgaTAGTAATTAGCAGGAAAAATACTTCAAGattgtgaatattttctataATAATATCATATAAAACCTTGAATTtagagcacctttcttagctcctctaataatgactctgtccattgttctagaccctgtctagtgcacttgggcctcattccttcataatcataacctctactctaccaccaatggctctactcccaacctgtgtgtactgatggtcctcttccccacttaacgctgtacaattgttcagacctggttaatgccactcttaggatcattggtttctatactcactctgtcttttatgaccttgtctaaatatgatcagagtcagtgaacttgaaaggcttccatagccttggcgactcatgacgagagcctagggtggttactggcgccataaactagagtgtcaatttgttgggtcaacaacaggagtcactgtgcacttgctcctcatgtgggatctctgtccttaatgtgctgtacattgtgatttaatgctataacttgtattcaaacagtatgtttcactttgtgtttctatgtgggtgcaaactgttgaaatctttacttaatatatactaaactgatcttctgtatataaagagaattgaaaatgaatcttgatatgaatggaaggggagagggagcgggagaggggagggttgtgggtgggagggaagttattggaaggggaagccattgtaatccataaactgtacattggaaatttatattcattaaataaaagttaaaaaaaaaaacttgaatttaTGCTGTAGTGATAGTacagggccagttctgtggccgAGTGAGTGATATAAATGCAGTTATATAATTGCAGTTATATAAATGCAGTTATATAATTGCAGTTATATaaatgcagtgccagcatcccatatgggcaccagttagtgtcccagctgctccacttccaaccttgttctctgctaatgtacctgggaaaacggcagaaggtagcccaagtcttgggccgctctaccatgtaggagaccaggaagaagctcctggctcctggcttcgcactggcccggcctcagccatcacagccattttgggagtgaaccagtaggtaaaacatctctctctctctctctctctctctctctctctctctctctccctctgcccctccctctctttaactccacctttcaagtaaaataaataaatctttaaaaaaaatgaaaataggctCGGCGCGCCGCTCGCAGCACGCAGTCGCCGCCCGCCCCTGGAAGCCCCTCGCGGCCTGCGTCCCATCCGGTAGTTACCGGCCCGCGGGCTATGGCCGCCGCGGGGTGCGCTCGGCTGCTGCGCGCTGCCTCCGCGGCCCTCGGCTGCCCGGCCCGCCGCTGGCTGCTGCTCGCCGGAGCTCGCGCGGGAGCCGGCGGCCAGCCCGGGAGCTGCGGGCCGAGCGGGAGGGCCGAGCCCGGCCGGGGCGGAGGCGCGGGAGCGGGCCGGCCGCTGAGCCTGTGGGCGCCGGCGCGGAGCAGCTCAGAAGATAAAGTAACAGTACATTTTATAAACCGTGATGGTGAAACATTAACAGCCAAAGGAAAAGTTGGTGACTCTCTGCTAGATGTTGTGGTTGAAAATAATCTAGATATTGATGGTTTTGGTGCTTGTGAGGGAACCTTGGCCTGCTCTACCTGCCACCTCATCTTTGAAGAACACATATATGACAAGTTACAGCCAGTCACTGATGAGGAGAATGACATGCTTGACCTGGCGTTTGGACTCACAGACAGATCACGGTTGGGCTGCCAAATCTGTTTGACAAAATCTATGGACAATATGACTGTTCGAGTACCTGATGCAGTGTCGGATGCCAGACAATCTGTTGATGTGGGCAAGAACTCCTAAGCTAGAATAAATAGAAACTTTTTACACAATTGTacctatttttataattattatgtcTTTAATAATGGATGAGTGGATTTATTATTATGACTAGCTTTGCTGCTTTAATTTGCCTTATGACTACTGAAATTCATAATTCTGAAAATaagcagtttttattttaaactacaAAAATGTctgtgaaaaatgagaaaatagccAATAGGATAGAAACTTGACCTATTTTCCTTCTGTATGTGTTGATCTGTGTCTGCTTACCTAGGAGGCGGGTTAATGAAGGGTTACCCTTGTTTGGTGTGAATGAAGGCAGAGACCCAGAGTAGCTTGTCTAGAACCACACAGCTGATGATGGAGTGTGTGCTGGAATCTGGATCTTGTTCCTGCAAGTCGTGTTCACCCTGGAACAGGGAAGTTACAGATGTCCTGTTTATACAGTAATTAACAGTAAGTGTGTATGGAAATATTTAACTGCTCAGTAAGCTGCCTAATTTCAAAGATAGTTATTAActttataaataaagatttcaaaattttgatttGGTGAGCAGTCTAATTTTGAATATGGGCATTATAATACTGTCAAAACTTGATCTCCATTCTGACTAAACTAGAGAAATGAACTAAAATTAGACGACTTTATTCTCTTCTAAGCAGAATTGTCTGTCtttgtaatctttaaaaaataatgccaaTATATAAATCTCTGCCTATGGCAATAGAAATCTTGTGAATTGGGTTTCTCTGTCCTGACCTGCAGAAGAGAGTGAGCTGCCAGCCACACAGCACATCCCCAAGAAATACCATTCCGTCACCCAGGACCGGAGCTGGGTGTGCACTGTGAAGCTGTCTGAACACTGTTGGTTACCAGTTATGTATGGAAGGCATTTGTATACTTATTTTtactataaataaatttaaaaaaaaaatgaaaatagtaccATGTTCCCAAACATCTAATTAAATACCATATAAAATACTCTTACCACATAATGTgagttagttattttttaaatttattattttgtgttttctggttttgtCTAGGGTTAAATATAAGGTTAAAACAatcagatatattttatttgcattaagCTAATTCAATATGTGAACAGAGATGCAAATGTATATAAAATTCCAGGCTTAAATTTTCCTCAGACAGGAATTATAAAACTTTGTAAAGAAAAAGTGAATGCCATATTTATTATAGAAAGAAGTATGTATGTgtaagattttatatttaaaagattaaataaaactATCCAACCCAGATTGATTTGTAACATAAGATGATTCTATAAACTGTAATGTATTTTTATCTTATAGAGCAAGTCATAATAGTAGTTTTGAAACTAAAAACAAAGTTTTTGATACTAAAACAATGTTTTCAGAATTCCAAGGGAAAAAACTACTATTTTACAGGACAACTTATGTTCTTGACTGCTTCAGAAAACTGGAATTTGTTtcattcaatgatttttttttctctctcatccaTGTTTTGAGTACTTGCTGCATAGACAAAAGAATTGAGACATTAAATACTCatggcattttaaaattgaatcagtggggccagcattgtgacatgctgggtaaagccacagcctgtgatgccagcaacccacataggtgcagatttgagtcctggctgctccacttcagatccagctccctgttaatgtgcctgggaaagcagcagaagatggtccatgccctggggcccttgccacccttgtgggagacccagaagaagcatctggatactggcctgagctgggctgacctgaagccaggagccagagcttcttccaggtctcctacgtagaTTCAGGGGCTCAAccattgggccatcatccactgctttcccaagtgcaccagcagggagctggattggaagtgtagcagttggtgctgtaggctgtggcttttctGGCTTTGCAATAGTGCAGGCCTTCCACTAGGAAGTAAAGAGTATgttctatttgttaatttttaggtTTATTATAgggcataaaataaaatttgagatgaaaaataagaattctaAATAAAATGTATCACACTGTCCAAACATAGAAGACAATGAATTTATCCAGATCAATATTAAAGTTAAATTTGTGATTTTGCAATAACTAATCTCACAGAAATGGGCATCTTACTAGATTTGAGGTGAGCAATGATAGGAAAATATTTATCAACGAGACATAGCTATAGTAGCCATCATACAGGAAAGGCATCAAAGATTGCCCAGGCTGATATAACAAAACAACATAAACTGAGTGGTTCACAAATAACAAAATTTAGAATTCTGGAGGCTAGGTAGTCCATGATCAATGTGCCAGAAGACTCACTTCTTCACAAATGATTGTCTTTTTCCTGTAACATACATAGTtgatggggagagggagcctTCTGGGTTCACTTCTATAAGGTATTCATCCCACTCATGAAAGCTTAACCTTAAGGGGCAGTTTTCAGAATACGAATTCAGTCTACAATGGCATGGGAGAGAAAATCTGAAAATGTAGAATCTCAGAAATTTTATGAcacgatatatatatatatatatatatacacatatatatatatatatttgtacattctactaaaagttaaaaaaaacttaaacagactAACAATCTTTCTTAAGCTGCAAATTCACGTTCAAAAATGAGATTTAAGAAAAATGAGATTTATTGGCTCAAATAACTTAAAGATCCACTTGTTGAATTAAAGCAGAATTTGGTGGTAAGgctcaatgaaaataattataatgttTTTAACTCaaatttttcccaattttttaaaagattctattttttgtttattttaaagacagagttacagagagaggtagagacagagagagaggtcttcatccactggttcactacctagatggccgcaacgcccAGAACtacgcggatctgaagccaggagccaggagtttcttccgggtcttccacctgggtgcaggagcccaaagacttgggccatcttccactgctgtcccaggccatagcagaaagctgaattggaagaggagcagcttggactagaagCAGTGCTCACATAGACTGTGAAcattttaggccagggcttttacccactgtgccgcagcaccagcccccctaatGTTTTTTAATATTGGCTTATtttcaggctaatttttaaaatattg
This window encodes:
- the LOC133774166 gene encoding adrenodoxin, whose protein sequence is MAAAGCARLLRAASAALGCPARRWLLLAGARAGAGGQPGSCGPSGRAEPGRGGGAGAGRPLSLWAPARSSSEDKVTVHFINRDGETLTAKGKVGDSLLDVVVENNLDIDGFGACEGTLACSTCHLIFEEHIYDKLQPVTDEENDMLDLAFGLTDRSRLGCQICLTKSMDNMTVRVPDAVSDARQSVDVGKNS